Proteins from one Rhineura floridana isolate rRhiFlo1 chromosome 16, rRhiFlo1.hap2, whole genome shotgun sequence genomic window:
- the LOC133371328 gene encoding potassium voltage-gated channel subfamily C member 1-like encodes MKATREKITLNIGGVRYETYLSTLQAFPGTKLCRLTEPQACTMFEYDPNIKEFFFDRNAHLFDEVLNYYRTKHLHCPQDICQSVFEEELVFWEISDAVLAPCCWQKLSDMESQQEDYILWDDKKDTDNQGLLVQGERRNNSCRARWQPKIWALFEKPLSSLSAKFLAAVSLLFNIGICILFIGKTYRETEFFHTIDVYHSNSNTTYLREAKFLFHKRFPYFLYLELFCVLWFLFEFSSRLTFCPEKKKFLRNPLNVVDFLSLFPVFIELCSPEHTWLGLFRVLYILKLLKMLKIIETPLMFRVLSYTSRSILREVFIFMTIFVFEVLFFGVLIFYSELIENSAETYFDSIGASIWWAVITLTTVGYGDMYPVGGFSKVIGACTALCGVLTIIVPIPIFFSKFKGYYDAAIIKEKMKRKQAPTQPS; translated from the exons ATGAAAGCCACCAGAGAAAAGATCACCTTGAACATTGGGGGAGTCCGATATGAGACTTACCTCAGCACTCTCCAAGCCTTCCCTGGAACCAAACTATGCCGCCTCACAGAGCCCCAGGCTTGTACCATGTTTGAATACGATCCCAACATCAAGGAATTCTTCTTTGACAGAAACGCCCATCTCTTTGATGAGGTGCTGAACTATTACAGGACCAAACACCTCCACTGTCCTCAGGATATCTGCCAGTCTGTCTTTGAGGAGGAGCTGGTGTTTTGGGAGATCAGCGATGCGGTCCTAGCTCCCTGTTGCTGGCAGAAGCTGAGTGACATGGAAAGCCAACAGGAAGACTACATCCTCTGGGATGACAAGAAAGACACAGACAACCAGGGCCTCTTGGTCCAGGGAGAAAGAAGAAATAATAGCTGTAGGGCCCGATGGCAGCCTAAGATCTGGGCCCTCTTTGAAAAGCCTTTGTCCAGTTTAAGTGCAAAG ttcctggctgctgtttccctgctcttcaATATTGGGATATGCATCCTTTTCATAGGGAAGACGTACAGAGAAACAGAATTCTTTCACACCATAGATGTTTATCATAGCAACAGTAACACCACCTATCTCCGTGAGGCCAAATTTTTGTTTCACAAAAGGTTCCCTTACTTCCTCTATCTGGAACTTTTCTGTGTCCTCTGGTTCCTGTTTGAATTTTCCTCACGACTCACGTTCTGCccagaaaaaaagaaattcttGAGGAACCCTCTGAATGTAGTTGATTTCCTTTCCCTATTTCCAGTTTTCATTGAGCTTTGCTCACCTGAACACACCTGGCTAGGTTTATTCCGTGTGCTGTATATCCTTAAACTCCTGAAGATGCTTAAGATCATTGAAACCCCTTTGATGTTCAGAGTCCTGTCCTACACATCCAGGTCCATCCTGAGAGAGGTCTTCATCTTCATGACGATTTTTGTCTTTGAAGTTCTTTTCTTTGGTGTCCTCATTTTTTATTCAGAGCTGATTGAAAACAGTGCAGAAACATACTTTGATAGCATTGGTGCTTCCATTTGGTGGGCAGTCATCACTTTAACCACTGTCGGCTACGGAGACATGTACCCTGTTGGTGGATTCTCCAAAGTGATAGGAGCCTGTACAGCCCTATGTGGAGTGCTAACCATTATTGTCCCAATCCCAATCTTTTTCAGCAAGTTCAAGGGCTACTATGATGCTGCcataatcaaggagaagatgaagagGAAACAAGCACCAACACAACCATCCTGA